The Plasmodium knowlesi strain H genome assembly, chromosome: 5 genome has a window encoding:
- a CDS encoding steroid dehydrogenase, putative yields MINFIPSLLVKPLLYIGLVVVLKHALCIVYWVLNCLKCKVFARRLRSYGDTVIITGCTDGIGKSLAYSLIRENVNLFLISRNEDALKSMKEDLLMKNKNYKGRVDYATFDYNANSFTSYRGLEEKIEKLDVGILINNVGVSYPHPLYFHEMDIHLIEQLVNVNLLSSYYMTKLVLPAMIRKKKGLILYTSSGAAILQSSPLYTVYASVKEAICSFANSLSVELSEHNIQVQCHVPLFITTKLSKIRKPSTFVPTADAYAKSAIKRMKQGNSTSSSVIFSPYFLHRVQIYLYNAIPKLLFDTMTFMSLKAVRQRALRKKVRKSD; encoded by the exons ATGATAAACTTCATCCCGTCTCTCCTCGTGAAGCCTCTCCTATACATTGGTTTAGTTGTCGTTTTAAAACATGCTTTATGCATCGTCTACTGGGTGTTAAATTGT CTCAAGTGCAAAGTATTTGCGAGACGATTGAGAAGCTATGGGGACACAGTTATCATCACTGGGTGCACGGACGGAATTGGAAAGAGCTTGGCATATTCACTGATAAGAGAAAATGTGAATTTGTTTCTCATAAGTCGTAATGAGGATGCGCTAAAGAGCATGAAGGAGGACCTACTCATGAAAAACAAGAACTACAAAGGACGAGTCGATTATGCAACGTTTGATTATAATGCAAATAGCTTCACGTCCTATAGGGGTCTTGAAGAGAAGATTGAAAAATTGGATGTCGGAATTTTGATTAACAATGTGGGGGTTTCCTACCCTCATCCGTTG TACTTCCACGAAATGGACATCCACCTGATAGAGCAGCTGGTGAACGTGAATTTGTTGTCATCCTATTACATGACAAAGTTGGTGTTGCCAG CAATGAtacgaaaaaagaagggactCATTTTGTACACGTCCAGCGGCGCAGCCATCCTGCAGTCCTCTCCCCTATACACAGTTTACGCGTCGGTGAAGGAGGCCATCTGTTCATTCGCGAATTCGTTAAGT GTCGAGTTGAGCGAACATAATATCCAAGTGCAGTGCCACGTACCTCTATTCATCACGACGAAGCTATCCAAGATAAGGAAGCCCAGTACATTCGTCCCTACAGCGGATGCATACGCAAAAAGCGCAATTAAAAGGATGAAACAGGGCAATAGCACTTCCAGCAGTGTTATATTTTCACCTTATTTTCTGCACCGGGTGCAAATATACCTCTACAACGCCATTCCGAAACTGTTGTTTGACACCATGACCTTCATGTCTCTCAAGGCAGTTAGACAAAGAGCGTTGAGGAAGAAGGTGAGAAAAAGTGATTAA
- a CDS encoding transmembrane emp24 domain-containing protein, putative — translation MRTSSPLVLLLLVVVLLLVGIDEVAPNSKAGNNNRNAKNAKGGGGSKQGQYNATSGKGNQKGKKKDPGGGGTPKGQSKGPEQGKQKKKREDSHFDEFIKDTENKQDEDNFMDELNKFEKNFHDEDFENTENLFDNYGKGEGHDGEYNNIDKSNNENYNRMKPDANDYQYIDNDDVVEGDEDLTNIWNKNMQNFEPSTLLTFEIQGNSEEYLFEEVNNLNTYFRGVFYSNNESDDNKILFLIADPDGEIIYKKEASEGIFYFYTQKIGVYTITLKNSKWVGKKLTTVALGLGESPSLKSEHIKDFTNYIDKIVAETKRLKNELKYLSSKHMAHIEKMRKITNKAFLYCFIKLFVLIFLSLFTIYYIKNLVSNKRVL, via the coding sequence atgcgTACCTCCTCTCCCCTGGTGTTGCTTCTGCTAGTGGTGGTACTTTTGCTCGTGGGCATAGATGAGGTGGCGCCAAATAGTAAAGCGGGAAATAATAATAGGAATGCGAAGAACGCCAAGGGGGGAGGTGGAAGTAAGCAGGGTCAATATAATGCTACGAGTGGAAAGGGCAAtcagaaagggaagaagaaagatcCAGGGGGAGGTGGCACTCCCAAAGGACAAAGCAAAGGACCAgaacaaggaaaacaaaaaaaaaaaagggaagatagTCATTTTGATGAATTTATAAAGGACACGGAAAACAAGCAAGACGAAGACAATTTCATGGATGAACtgaacaaatttgaaaaaaattttcatgaTGAGGATTTTGAGAATACCGAAAATCTTTTTGATAACTATGGCAAGGGAGAAGGACATGATGGAGAATACAACAATATTGATAAGTCGAATAATGAAAATTACAACAGAATGAAACCGGATGCAAATGACTACCAATATATTGATAACGATGATGTTGTAGAGGGGGATGAAGACTTGACAAATATatggaacaaaaatatgcaaaattttGAACCATCTACTTTGTTAACATTTGAAATTCAAGGAAATTCAGAGGAATATCTTTTTGAGGAAGTAAACAATTTGAACACTTATTTTCGAGGAGTATTTTACTCCAATAATGAATCGGatgataataaaattttgtttcttaTTGCCGATCCGGATGGAGAAATAATTTACAAGAAGGAAGCAAGCGAAggaattttttacttttacacacaaaaaattggGGTCTATACAATCACCTTGAAAAATAGCAAAtgggtgggaaaaaaactcACAACGGTTGCCCTTGGATTGGGAGAAAGCCCTTCCTTAAAATCGGAACACATAAAGGACTTCACCAATTATATCGATAAAATTGTTGCAGAAACGAAAAGATTAAAGAACGAATTGAAGTATTTATCTTCCAAACACATGGCGCATATtgagaaaatgagaaaaatcaCCAACAAGGCCTTTCTCTACTGTTTCATCAAACTGTttgtgcttatttttttgtccctcTTCACCATTTACTATATCAAAAATTTGGTCTCCAATAAGCGCGTCCTCTGA